The Deltaproteobacteria bacterium DNA window AGGCTCCTGCTCCATATCATCGACATCGGCGACGCCTCGCCTCTTTCAGGCTGGGAAAAGTATACCCTCATCAATTCCGAGCTGTCGTCCTTCGGCGCCGGTGTCGCCGCGAAACCGCAGCTTGTGGCCATCAACAAGGTCGATCTGACGGAAACCCGGGACAAGCTGCAAAAAGAGATTGATTTTTTTGCTCAAAAAGGCTTAGAAGTGCTGACTTTTTCCGCAGTGACCGGAGAAGGATTGCCGCAAGTAATCGACGCAATCGTCAAGACGCTGAACACCCGTCCAAATGAGATAAACCATGACGAACATCCATAAAGATATTTTGCAGGGCGTCAAAAAAGTGATTATCAAGGTCGGCAGCGCGGTGCTGACGGGGCAGGATGGCCTCGACTTCCGGATCATCGAACAACTGACCGGTGAGATATCCGGCCTGATCCGCGAAGGGTATCATGTCGTCCTGGTGACGTCCGGGGCGATCGCTTCCGGGAAGCATCGTATGGGAATCACGACCTCCCTGAGAAGCATTCCCCAGAAACAGGCCGCCGCGGCCATCGGTCAGGGGCGGCTCATGCGGGTGTATTCCAACGCCTTCGGCCGTCATCAGATCAACGTCGCCCAGATTCTTCTGACCATGAGCGACCTGACCGACCGGAAACGGTTCCTCAACATCCGGCACACGCTCTCCACGCTTCTGGAATGGGGGGTTATTCCCATCATCAACGAAAATGATACCGTCGCCGTTGAAGAAATCAAATTCGGCGACAACGACAACCTCGCGGCCATGATCGCCAACGCCACGGAGGCTCACTTGGTCATCAATCTGACCATGACGGAGGGCCTGTTCGACCGCGATCCCGGTGTGTTCAGGGATGCCAGGCGCATCCCCGTTATCCACGAGATCACGGAGGAAATCGAAGGGGCCGCCTCGGCGGAAGGGACCGCCGAGGGAAGCGGGGGTATGCGCAGCAAAGTCCTGGCGGCCAAAAAGGTGACCCTGTCCGGTATTCCCTACATCATCGCCCAGGGGAAAAAACCCGGCGTACTGGGAGACATATTCGCGGGAAAGGACACGGGAACACTTTTCCTTCCGGCCGGGGAACTCCTGAACAGCCGGAAATACTGGATCGCCTTTACGCTCCCCTCCCAGGGCAGGCTGACCGTTGACGAGGGGGCGCAACGCGCCATCATCGAGGCGGGAAAGAGTCTGCTTCCTTCGGGAATCGCCGGTGTGGACGGTGACTTCGAGGCGGGCGATCCCGTGACATGCGTG harbors:
- the proB gene encoding glutamate 5-kinase produces the protein MHKDILQGVKKVIIKVGSAVLTGQDGLDFRIIEQLTGEISGLIREGYHVVLVTSGAIASGKHRMGITTSLRSIPQKQAAAAIGQGRLMRVYSNAFGRHQINVAQILLTMSDLTDRKRFLNIRHTLSTLLEWGVIPIINENDTVAVEEIKFGDNDNLAAMIANATEAHLVINLTMTEGLFDRDPGVFRDARRIPVIHEITEEIEGAASAEGTAEGSGGMRSKVLAAKKVTLSGIPYIIAQGKKPGVLGDIFAGKDTGTLFLPAGELLNSRKYWIAFTLPSQGRLTVDEGAQRAIIEAGKSLLPSGIAGVDGDFEAGDPVTCVDPQGGAFAKGLVNYGAAEIRKIMGIQSSKISEVLGYKDYDEVIHRDNMAVMEGRKPRKTGAGTGWKKRSDPGDHPQ